The following are from one region of the Aquila chrysaetos chrysaetos chromosome 23, bAquChr1.4, whole genome shotgun sequence genome:
- the RNF149 gene encoding E3 ubiquitin-protein ligase RNF149 isoform X1: MVRRARLALVAAAAALVALGAPVGEGARALEWYTAWVSTAYVEPLSNRTVRGNTESGRYGDSSPKESAQGLVGIPRGASPRHMEGCAADTDYDVPLPPGGRGTPEGDPPPWIALVARGGCTFKDKVTNAARKRAAAVVIYNEARFGNSTVSMSHLGTGNTVVIMVGYPKGIEILEPVRRGIPVKMTIIVGTRHVQEYISGQSVVFVAIAFITMMIISLAWLIFYYIQRFLYTGSQFGNQGHRKETKKAISQLQLHTVKRGEKGLDVDVENCAVCIENYKLKDTVRILPCKHIFHRTCIDPWLLDHRTCPMCKLDVIKALGYWHQKREMKTHAGDPEDVLEVQIPESISGSVSVGSLSIALQDDDRNEVSELSASSTNESVLQCTSLKEDAGETTALLDVDVSNNRHGEHLSNGNSH, translated from the exons ATGGTGCGTCGCGCCCGGCTGGCgctggtggcggcggcggcggcgctggtGGCGTTGGGAGCGCCGGTGGGTGAGGGCGCGAGGGCCCTGGAGTGGTACACGGCGTGGGTGAGCACGGCCTACGTGGAGCCGCTCAGCAACCGCACGGTGCGGGGTAACACGGAGAGCGGCCGCTACGGGGACAGCTCGCCGAAGGAGAGCGCCCAGGGCCTGGTGGGCATCCCCCGCGGCGCCTCGCCCCGCCACATGGAAGGCTGCGCCGCCGACACCGACTACGACGTGCCGCTGCCCCCCGGCGGCCGCGGGACCCCCGAGGGCGACCCGCCGCCCTGGATCGCTTTGGTGGCCCGCGGCGGGTGCACCTTCAAGGACAAGGTCACCAACGCGGCGCGGAAGCGGGCGGCCGCCGTGGTCATCTACAACGAGGCCCGCTTCGGGAACAGCACCGTGTCCATGTCCCACCTGG GAACAGGAAATACAGTGGTGATAATGGTTGGCTATCCAAAAGGGATAGAGATACTGGAACCAGTACGAAGAGGGATTCCAGTAAAAATGACTATTATTGTTGGCACACGACATGTGCAGGAATATATTAGTGGCCAGTCAGTTGTGTTTGTAGCCATCGCCTTCATCACCATGATGATTATATCGCTCGCTTGGCTCATATTTTACTATATACAACGTTTCCTGTATACAGGATCACAGTTTGGAAACCAG GGACATAGGAAAGAaaccaagaaagcaatcagccaGCTTCAGCTGCATACTGTGAAACGTGGAGAAAAG GGTTTAGATGTTGATGTGGAAAACTGTGCTGTATGCATTGAGAACTATAAACTGAAAGACACTGTCCGAATTCTGCCATGCAA gcACATCTTCCATAGAACGTGCATTGACCCTTGGCTTTTGGACCACCGAACTTGTCCAATGTGTAAACTAGATGTTATCAAAGCTTTGGGATACTGG CACCAGAAAAGAGAGATGAAGACACATGCG ggGGACCCTGAAGATGTCCTTGAAGTTCAAATACCTGAATCAATAAGTGGCAGTGTTTCAGTCGGAAGTCTGAGTATTGCTTTACAAGATGATGACAGAAATGAAGTAAGCGAATTGTCAGCTTCCTCCACTAATGAATCTGTATTGCAGTGTACCAGTTTAAAAGAGGACGCAGGTGAAACCACAGCATTACTTG ATGTGGATGTCAGTAATAACCGGCATGGAGAACATCTATCTAATGGAAATTCCCATTGA
- the RNF149 gene encoding E3 ubiquitin-protein ligase RNF149 isoform X2: MVRRARLALVAAAAALVALGAPVGEGARALEWYTAWVSTAYVEPLSNRTVRGNTESGRYGDSSPKESAQGLVGIPRGASPRHMEGCAADTDYDVPLPPGGRGTPEGDPPPWIALVARGGCTFKDKVTNAARKRAAAVVIYNEARFGNSTVSMSHLGTGNTVVIMVGYPKGIEILEPVRRGIPVKMTIIVGTRHVQEYISGQSVVFVAIAFITMMIISLAWLIFYYIQRFLYTGSQFGNQGHRKETKKAISQLQLHTVKRGEKGLDVDVENCAVCIENYKLKDTVRILPCKHIFHRTCIDPWLLDHRTCPMCKLDVIKALGYWGDPEDVLEVQIPESISGSVSVGSLSIALQDDDRNEVSELSASSTNESVLQCTSLKEDAGETTALLDVDVSNNRHGEHLSNGNSH; encoded by the exons ATGGTGCGTCGCGCCCGGCTGGCgctggtggcggcggcggcggcgctggtGGCGTTGGGAGCGCCGGTGGGTGAGGGCGCGAGGGCCCTGGAGTGGTACACGGCGTGGGTGAGCACGGCCTACGTGGAGCCGCTCAGCAACCGCACGGTGCGGGGTAACACGGAGAGCGGCCGCTACGGGGACAGCTCGCCGAAGGAGAGCGCCCAGGGCCTGGTGGGCATCCCCCGCGGCGCCTCGCCCCGCCACATGGAAGGCTGCGCCGCCGACACCGACTACGACGTGCCGCTGCCCCCCGGCGGCCGCGGGACCCCCGAGGGCGACCCGCCGCCCTGGATCGCTTTGGTGGCCCGCGGCGGGTGCACCTTCAAGGACAAGGTCACCAACGCGGCGCGGAAGCGGGCGGCCGCCGTGGTCATCTACAACGAGGCCCGCTTCGGGAACAGCACCGTGTCCATGTCCCACCTGG GAACAGGAAATACAGTGGTGATAATGGTTGGCTATCCAAAAGGGATAGAGATACTGGAACCAGTACGAAGAGGGATTCCAGTAAAAATGACTATTATTGTTGGCACACGACATGTGCAGGAATATATTAGTGGCCAGTCAGTTGTGTTTGTAGCCATCGCCTTCATCACCATGATGATTATATCGCTCGCTTGGCTCATATTTTACTATATACAACGTTTCCTGTATACAGGATCACAGTTTGGAAACCAG GGACATAGGAAAGAaaccaagaaagcaatcagccaGCTTCAGCTGCATACTGTGAAACGTGGAGAAAAG GGTTTAGATGTTGATGTGGAAAACTGTGCTGTATGCATTGAGAACTATAAACTGAAAGACACTGTCCGAATTCTGCCATGCAA gcACATCTTCCATAGAACGTGCATTGACCCTTGGCTTTTGGACCACCGAACTTGTCCAATGTGTAAACTAGATGTTATCAAAGCTTTGGGATACTGG ggGGACCCTGAAGATGTCCTTGAAGTTCAAATACCTGAATCAATAAGTGGCAGTGTTTCAGTCGGAAGTCTGAGTATTGCTTTACAAGATGATGACAGAAATGAAGTAAGCGAATTGTCAGCTTCCTCCACTAATGAATCTGTATTGCAGTGTACCAGTTTAAAAGAGGACGCAGGTGAAACCACAGCATTACTTG ATGTGGATGTCAGTAATAACCGGCATGGAGAACATCTATCTAATGGAAATTCCCATTGA